One stretch of Pedobacter riviphilus DNA includes these proteins:
- a CDS encoding pinensin family lanthipeptide — protein sequence MKNQSEKITLSLEDLQLESFVTSIDSEVAMRLSGGLGNLSEPTHTEQTDDHHTPPVKCTTVIC from the coding sequence ATGAAAAATCAATCAGAAAAAATCACTTTAAGCTTAGAAGACCTTCAATTAGAGAGTTTTGTAACCAGTATTGATAGCGAAGTGGCCATGCGTTTATCAGGCGGTTTGGGTAACCTTTCAGAGCCTACCCACACTGAACAAACAGATGATCACCACACCCCTCCTGTTAAGTGTACTACTGTTATCTGTTAA
- a CDS encoding SRPBCC domain-containing protein, producing the protein MHLHTCPPEEVYLALTKDISIKLWTGAEVEFEEVPGTEFSFWDGDITGKNIEFTYGKQIVQQWFFGEENEPSIVTIKLHEDKKGTSLEFRQTNIPDEDYEDFTEGIQEYYIGGLVDFFDE; encoded by the coding sequence ATACACCTACATACCTGCCCACCAGAAGAAGTTTATTTAGCGCTTACCAAAGATATCAGCATAAAATTATGGACGGGTGCCGAAGTAGAGTTTGAAGAAGTGCCGGGAACAGAGTTTTCTTTCTGGGATGGTGATATCACCGGTAAAAACATCGAATTTACTTATGGTAAACAGATTGTACAGCAATGGTTTTTTGGTGAAGAAAATGAGCCTTCTATTGTAACCATCAAACTGCACGAAGATAAAAAAGGAACTTCACTGGAATTTAGACAGACCAATATCCCTGACGAAGATTATGAGGATTTTACCGAAGGGATTCAGGAGTATTATATAGGTGGGCTGGTAGATTTTTTCGACGAATAA